The Oreochromis niloticus isolate F11D_XX linkage group LG2, O_niloticus_UMD_NMBU, whole genome shotgun sequence genome includes a region encoding these proteins:
- the pmt gene encoding phosphoethanolamine methyltransferase isoform X1, producing the protein MCLIVRSNMTEFWKEHSKAATVEEMMLDSRAKELTQHELPEILSMLPSLEGCKVLELGAGIGRYTKHLLTKAAHVTAVDFMESFIEKNRQENGHHSNGTFLQADVTKLDVPQNSIDFMFSNWLLMYLSDEELNSVMQKMLTWLKPGGFLFFRESCNHRSGDSKRDFNPTCYRTEAQYSHITTTVQVTEPKEGQTFGFDIVLKRRVQTYVEMKNNPNQICWLLEKVSRSSNSQNGFKTFQQFLDNQQYTKRGILRYEKMFGAGYVSTGGPSTTKEFVDLLNLKPGQKVLDVGCGIGGGDFYMAKAFGVEVLGLDLSDNMVDIAIERAKVENVPSVRFEVADATKRTFPEDSFDVIYSRDTILHIDDKLALFKRFHSWLKPGGQLLISDYCCGKKPWTPAFEAYVKQRGYVLYTPSEYGKFIQEAGFSKVRAEDRTAQFIEVIKTELQRAEAIKDEFIKEFSEEDYFAIVNGWKEKLERSTSGDQRWGLFHATRD; encoded by the exons ATGTGCTTGATAGTTCGAAGCAATATGACAGAGTTTTGGAAGGAGCACTCTAAGGCTGCTACAGTGGAGGAGATGATGCTGGATTCTCGTGCCAAAGAACTGACTCAGCATGAGCTGCCAGAGATCCTCTCCATGCTGCCTAGCCTGGAGGGATGCAAAGTGCTGGAGCTGGGAGCAGGAATTGG TCGTTACACCAAGCACCTGCTGACCAAGGCAGCCCATGTGACTGCTGTGGACTTCATGGAAAGTTTTATAGAGAAGAACAGGCAGGAAAATGGCCACCATAGCAATGGTACCTTCCTCCAAGCTGATGTCACAAAGCTGGATGTTCCCCAAAACAG cATTGACTTTATGTTCTCCAACTGGCTACTGATGTATTTGAGTGACGAGGAGCTGAATTCGGTTATGCAAAAAATGCTGACCTGGCTGAAGCCTGGAggctttctgtttttcagagaGTCCTGCAACCACCGGTCAG GTGACAGTAAGAGGGACTTCAACCCCACCTGCTACCGTACTGAGGCACAATATAGCCACATAACTACAACAGTGCAAGTGACGGAGCCAAAAGAGGGCCAAACGTTTGGTTTCGACATTGTCTTGAAAAGGAGAGTTCAGACCTACGTTGAG ATGAAAAACAATCCAAATCAAATCTGCTGGCTGCTAGAGAAGGTCTCTCGCTCCTCGAACAGCCAGAACGGATTCAAAACCTTCCAGCAATTCCTGGACAACCAGCAGTACACCAAACGTGGCATCCTGCGCTATGAGAAGATGTTTGGGGCTGGTTACGTCAGCACAGGAGGACCTAGCACCACCAAG GAGTTTGTGGACCTGCTGAACCTGAAGCCAGGACAGAAGGTTCTGGATGTTGGTTGCGGCATTGGTGGAGGAGACTTCTACATGGCAAAG GCATTTGGAGTGGAAGTGCTCGGCTTGGATCTGTCAGACAACATGGTGGACATTGCGATAGAGAGGGCAAAAGTAGAGAACGTTCCATCA GTGCGGTTTGAGGTTGCCGATGCTACAAAAAGGACATTTCCAGAAGATTCATTTGATGTGATCTACAGCAGAGACACAATCCTGCATATAGATGATAAACTAGCCCTCTTCAAACGCTTCCAT TCATGGTTAAAGCCAGGCGGACAGTTGCTTATCAGTGACTATTGCTGTGGGAAGAAGCCCTGGACCCCAGCATTCGAGGCCTATGTGAAACAAAGAGGCTATGTCCTGTATACACCTTCAGAGTATGGCAAG TTCATTCAGGAGGCTGGTTTCAGCAAAGTTCGAGCCGAAGACCGCACAGCCCAGTTCATCGAAGTGATTAAGACAGAGCTGCAGAGAGCAGAGGCCATTAAAGATGAATTCATTAAG GAATTTTCTGAAGAGGATTATTTTGCAATAGTGAATGGATGGAAAGAAAAACTGGAACGTTCCACCAGTGGAGACCAAAGATGGGGACTTTTTCACGCTACAAGAGACTGA
- the pmt gene encoding phosphoethanolamine methyltransferase isoform X2, producing the protein MDKVRSNMTEFWKEHSKAATVEEMMLDSRAKELTQHELPEILSMLPSLEGCKVLELGAGIGRYTKHLLTKAAHVTAVDFMESFIEKNRQENGHHSNGTFLQADVTKLDVPQNSIDFMFSNWLLMYLSDEELNSVMQKMLTWLKPGGFLFFRESCNHRSGDSKRDFNPTCYRTEAQYSHITTTVQVTEPKEGQTFGFDIVLKRRVQTYVEMKNNPNQICWLLEKVSRSSNSQNGFKTFQQFLDNQQYTKRGILRYEKMFGAGYVSTGGPSTTKEFVDLLNLKPGQKVLDVGCGIGGGDFYMAKAFGVEVLGLDLSDNMVDIAIERAKVENVPSVRFEVADATKRTFPEDSFDVIYSRDTILHIDDKLALFKRFHSWLKPGGQLLISDYCCGKKPWTPAFEAYVKQRGYVLYTPSEYGKFIQEAGFSKVRAEDRTAQFIEVIKTELQRAEAIKDEFIKEFSEEDYFAIVNGWKEKLERSTSGDQRWGLFHATRD; encoded by the exons ATGGACAAAG TTCGAAGCAATATGACAGAGTTTTGGAAGGAGCACTCTAAGGCTGCTACAGTGGAGGAGATGATGCTGGATTCTCGTGCCAAAGAACTGACTCAGCATGAGCTGCCAGAGATCCTCTCCATGCTGCCTAGCCTGGAGGGATGCAAAGTGCTGGAGCTGGGAGCAGGAATTGG TCGTTACACCAAGCACCTGCTGACCAAGGCAGCCCATGTGACTGCTGTGGACTTCATGGAAAGTTTTATAGAGAAGAACAGGCAGGAAAATGGCCACCATAGCAATGGTACCTTCCTCCAAGCTGATGTCACAAAGCTGGATGTTCCCCAAAACAG cATTGACTTTATGTTCTCCAACTGGCTACTGATGTATTTGAGTGACGAGGAGCTGAATTCGGTTATGCAAAAAATGCTGACCTGGCTGAAGCCTGGAggctttctgtttttcagagaGTCCTGCAACCACCGGTCAG GTGACAGTAAGAGGGACTTCAACCCCACCTGCTACCGTACTGAGGCACAATATAGCCACATAACTACAACAGTGCAAGTGACGGAGCCAAAAGAGGGCCAAACGTTTGGTTTCGACATTGTCTTGAAAAGGAGAGTTCAGACCTACGTTGAG ATGAAAAACAATCCAAATCAAATCTGCTGGCTGCTAGAGAAGGTCTCTCGCTCCTCGAACAGCCAGAACGGATTCAAAACCTTCCAGCAATTCCTGGACAACCAGCAGTACACCAAACGTGGCATCCTGCGCTATGAGAAGATGTTTGGGGCTGGTTACGTCAGCACAGGAGGACCTAGCACCACCAAG GAGTTTGTGGACCTGCTGAACCTGAAGCCAGGACAGAAGGTTCTGGATGTTGGTTGCGGCATTGGTGGAGGAGACTTCTACATGGCAAAG GCATTTGGAGTGGAAGTGCTCGGCTTGGATCTGTCAGACAACATGGTGGACATTGCGATAGAGAGGGCAAAAGTAGAGAACGTTCCATCA GTGCGGTTTGAGGTTGCCGATGCTACAAAAAGGACATTTCCAGAAGATTCATTTGATGTGATCTACAGCAGAGACACAATCCTGCATATAGATGATAAACTAGCCCTCTTCAAACGCTTCCAT TCATGGTTAAAGCCAGGCGGACAGTTGCTTATCAGTGACTATTGCTGTGGGAAGAAGCCCTGGACCCCAGCATTCGAGGCCTATGTGAAACAAAGAGGCTATGTCCTGTATACACCTTCAGAGTATGGCAAG TTCATTCAGGAGGCTGGTTTCAGCAAAGTTCGAGCCGAAGACCGCACAGCCCAGTTCATCGAAGTGATTAAGACAGAGCTGCAGAGAGCAGAGGCCATTAAAGATGAATTCATTAAG GAATTTTCTGAAGAGGATTATTTTGCAATAGTGAATGGATGGAAAGAAAAACTGGAACGTTCCACCAGTGGAGACCAAAGATGGGGACTTTTTCACGCTACAAGAGACTGA
- the pmt gene encoding phosphoethanolamine methyltransferase isoform X3: MTEFWKEHSKAATVEEMMLDSRAKELTQHELPEILSMLPSLEGCKVLELGAGIGRYTKHLLTKAAHVTAVDFMESFIEKNRQENGHHSNGTFLQADVTKLDVPQNSIDFMFSNWLLMYLSDEELNSVMQKMLTWLKPGGFLFFRESCNHRSGDSKRDFNPTCYRTEAQYSHITTTVQVTEPKEGQTFGFDIVLKRRVQTYVEMKNNPNQICWLLEKVSRSSNSQNGFKTFQQFLDNQQYTKRGILRYEKMFGAGYVSTGGPSTTKEFVDLLNLKPGQKVLDVGCGIGGGDFYMAKAFGVEVLGLDLSDNMVDIAIERAKVENVPSVRFEVADATKRTFPEDSFDVIYSRDTILHIDDKLALFKRFHSWLKPGGQLLISDYCCGKKPWTPAFEAYVKQRGYVLYTPSEYGKFIQEAGFSKVRAEDRTAQFIEVIKTELQRAEAIKDEFIKEFSEEDYFAIVNGWKEKLERSTSGDQRWGLFHATRD; encoded by the exons ATGACAGAGTTTTGGAAGGAGCACTCTAAGGCTGCTACAGTGGAGGAGATGATGCTGGATTCTCGTGCCAAAGAACTGACTCAGCATGAGCTGCCAGAGATCCTCTCCATGCTGCCTAGCCTGGAGGGATGCAAAGTGCTGGAGCTGGGAGCAGGAATTGG TCGTTACACCAAGCACCTGCTGACCAAGGCAGCCCATGTGACTGCTGTGGACTTCATGGAAAGTTTTATAGAGAAGAACAGGCAGGAAAATGGCCACCATAGCAATGGTACCTTCCTCCAAGCTGATGTCACAAAGCTGGATGTTCCCCAAAACAG cATTGACTTTATGTTCTCCAACTGGCTACTGATGTATTTGAGTGACGAGGAGCTGAATTCGGTTATGCAAAAAATGCTGACCTGGCTGAAGCCTGGAggctttctgtttttcagagaGTCCTGCAACCACCGGTCAG GTGACAGTAAGAGGGACTTCAACCCCACCTGCTACCGTACTGAGGCACAATATAGCCACATAACTACAACAGTGCAAGTGACGGAGCCAAAAGAGGGCCAAACGTTTGGTTTCGACATTGTCTTGAAAAGGAGAGTTCAGACCTACGTTGAG ATGAAAAACAATCCAAATCAAATCTGCTGGCTGCTAGAGAAGGTCTCTCGCTCCTCGAACAGCCAGAACGGATTCAAAACCTTCCAGCAATTCCTGGACAACCAGCAGTACACCAAACGTGGCATCCTGCGCTATGAGAAGATGTTTGGGGCTGGTTACGTCAGCACAGGAGGACCTAGCACCACCAAG GAGTTTGTGGACCTGCTGAACCTGAAGCCAGGACAGAAGGTTCTGGATGTTGGTTGCGGCATTGGTGGAGGAGACTTCTACATGGCAAAG GCATTTGGAGTGGAAGTGCTCGGCTTGGATCTGTCAGACAACATGGTGGACATTGCGATAGAGAGGGCAAAAGTAGAGAACGTTCCATCA GTGCGGTTTGAGGTTGCCGATGCTACAAAAAGGACATTTCCAGAAGATTCATTTGATGTGATCTACAGCAGAGACACAATCCTGCATATAGATGATAAACTAGCCCTCTTCAAACGCTTCCAT TCATGGTTAAAGCCAGGCGGACAGTTGCTTATCAGTGACTATTGCTGTGGGAAGAAGCCCTGGACCCCAGCATTCGAGGCCTATGTGAAACAAAGAGGCTATGTCCTGTATACACCTTCAGAGTATGGCAAG TTCATTCAGGAGGCTGGTTTCAGCAAAGTTCGAGCCGAAGACCGCACAGCCCAGTTCATCGAAGTGATTAAGACAGAGCTGCAGAGAGCAGAGGCCATTAAAGATGAATTCATTAAG GAATTTTCTGAAGAGGATTATTTTGCAATAGTGAATGGATGGAAAGAAAAACTGGAACGTTCCACCAGTGGAGACCAAAGATGGGGACTTTTTCACGCTACAAGAGACTGA